In Rhodoligotrophos defluvii, a genomic segment contains:
- the yidD gene encoding membrane protein insertion efficiency factor YidD, with amino-acid sequence MVLDRLLAQIGIGLITAYRYTLSSILGRTCRHLPSCSEYGIEALRRHGAWRGGWLLASRLARCHPWGTHGLDPVPEHLADHGLRFWRYGRWRGDHIRHGFAQRPSLNDRGRQG; translated from the coding sequence ATGGTGCTGGATCGCCTGCTGGCGCAAATCGGCATAGGCTTGATCACCGCCTATCGATACACCCTTTCCTCCATTTTGGGCCGCACCTGCCGGCATCTGCCCAGCTGTTCGGAATATGGCATTGAAGCCTTGCGGCGGCATGGCGCATGGCGCGGCGGATGGCTGCTGGCTTCTCGCTTGGCCCGATGCCATCCCTGGGGCACCCACGGGCTTGATCCGGTGCCGGAGCATTTGGCCGACCACGGTCTGCGATTTTGGCGATACGGCCGTTGGCGGGGCGATCACATCCGGCACGGCTTCGCGCAACGGCCATCGCTGAACGACAGAGGCCGCCAAGGCTGA
- a CDS encoding iron-sulfur cluster assembly scaffold protein has protein sequence MLNDIYNRQILGFAADIPLTERLAEPDATAVAHSRLCGSKVTVDLKMADGVVTAFGHEVKACALGQASSSIMARHVIGSTAAELRALRGKMYAMLKEGGPPPDGRWADLAVLQPVRDFKARHASTLLTFDAVCDCLDQIEAKQARPSAAAAGA, from the coding sequence ATGCTGAACGACATTTACAATAGGCAGATCCTGGGCTTCGCTGCCGATATCCCTCTGACCGAGCGGCTGGCGGAGCCCGATGCGACGGCCGTCGCCCACTCCCGCCTGTGCGGGTCCAAGGTGACGGTCGACCTCAAGATGGCGGACGGGGTGGTCACCGCCTTCGGGCACGAGGTGAAGGCCTGTGCTTTGGGGCAGGCCTCATCCTCCATCATGGCTAGGCACGTGATCGGCTCGACCGCCGCGGAACTGCGCGCGCTGCGCGGCAAAATGTACGCCATGCTGAAGGAGGGCGGGCCGCCTCCGGATGGGCGCTGGGCGGATCTCGCCGTCCTGCAGCCGGTCCGCGATTTCAAGGCGCGGCATGCCTCGACTCTGCTCACCTTCGATGCGGTCTGCGACTGTCTCGACCAGATCGAGGCAAAGCAGGCGCGCCCATCGGCCGCCGCCGCGGGGGCTTGA